The proteins below are encoded in one region of Scophthalmus maximus strain ysfricsl-2021 chromosome 4, ASM2237912v1, whole genome shotgun sequence:
- the adma gene encoding adrenomedullin a, with translation MKVIVQSFLYCCLLATVAHCVELEVNSQLKKRLSIWLESRMRWNLNSVSVGKTAESEHLVRPEDIRETLLPHSSTDISVRTKRSKNSANQSRRQGCSLGTCTVHDLAHRLHQLNNKFKIGSAPVDKISPQGYGRRRRSLPAQRQRQEQDRPEWRITDSQVHKLMALLKRT, from the exons ATGAAAGTGATCGTCCAGTCCTTCCTCTATTGCTGCCTTCTGGCGACAGTAGCACACTGTGTGGAACTTGAAGTGAATTCACAGTTGAAAAAAAG GCTCAGCATATGGCTAGAGAGCAGAATGAGATGGAATCTCAACAGTGTGTCGGTAGGGAAGACAGCAGAGTCTGAGCACCTTGTCAGACCAGAAGATATCAGGGAAACCTTGCTGCCGCATTCCAG caCTGACATCAGTGTTCGAACCAAGAGGTCGAAAAACTCAGCCAACCAGTCAAGAAGGCAAGGTTGTTCACTGGGCACCTGCACAGTGCACGACCTGGCACACCGCCTGCACCAGCTCAATAACAAGTTCAAGATTGGGAGTGCCCCCGTTGACAAGATCAGCCCGCAGGGATACGGCCGCAGGCGTCGATCTCTTCCAgcgcagaggcagaggcaggagcAGGACCGGCCCGAGTGGAGAATAACTGACTCACAGGTTCACAAGCTTATGGCTCTCCTCAAACGGACATGA